The sequence below is a genomic window from Streptomyces sp. NBC_00289.
GGGCCCGGTCACCGGGATGCGGGCCCGCAGCCTGGCACCCGAGGGCGCCGTCGGACACGTGCACGTGTACCGGCCGGCCGAGGCACGCGCGCACGTGCGCGCGCAGGGCAGTGACGTGAAGGCCGGAGACCGCGCCCTGGAGTCGGGCACCGTCCTCGGCCCGCCGCAGATCGGCCTGCTCGCCGCGATCGGCCGCGGCACCGTGCGCGTGCGCCCGCGTCCGCGCGTGGTCGTCATGTCCACCGGCAGCGAACTCGTCCCGCCCGGCGAGGAACTCGGCAGCGGCCAGATCTACGACTCCAACAGCTTCGCCCTCACCGCGGCCGCCGGCGACGCCGGCGCCATCGCCTACCGCGTGGGCGCCGTCGCCGACGACGCCGAGACGCTCCGGTCCACCATCGACGACCAGCTCGTCCGGGCCGACCTCGTGGTCACCACAGGTGGCGTGAGCGTGGGCGCGTACGACGTCGTCAAGGAGGCGCTGTCGTACGCCGGCGACGAGGACGAGGCGGGCAGCGGCATCGACTTCCGCAAGCTCGCCATGCAGCCCGGCAAGCCCCAGGGCTTCGGCACCATCGGCCCCGACCACACACCGCTGCTCGCGCTCCCCGGCAACCCGGTGTCGTCGTACGTCTCCTTCGAGCTGTTCGTGCGCCCCGCCATCCGCACCCTCATGGGGCTCGACGACGTCCATCGGCCGACGGTCAGGGCCACCCTGACCGCGGACAAGGCGCTGACCTCGCCGAAGGGGCGCAGGCAGTTCCTGCGCGGCACGCACAGGGACGGGGCGGTGACCCCGGTCGGCGGTGCCGGCTCCCACCTGGTCGCGGCCCTCGCGCACGCTGACGCGCTGATCGTCGTCCCCGAGGACATCGAGACCGTCGAGCCCGGCACCGAGGTCGAGGTGGTCCTGCTCGGCTGAGCCGGGCGCGGGGCTCCCAGGCGCGCCCCGCGCGCGGGCCCCCACGGCCCGGGGCGCGGGAGGTCACCGGGGACCTCCTCCGCTGAACCCCGCGGGTTGGCGGTACCGTGTCGCGCACAACAGGCCCGCGCGCCGCACCGCGGCGGGCCCGGACCGGGAGCGCCACACACCATGACTGTGCCTTCCCGGGGGGAGACCCCCGGACCTTCAGTGCAGGACCGACTGACACACATCGACGAGGCGGGCGCCGCCCGGATGGTCGACGTGTCCGGGAAGGACGTGACGGCGCGCACCGCCCGCGCCAGCGGACGCGTCCTGGTATCCCCCCGCGTCGTCGAGCTGCTGCGCGGCGAAGGCGTTCCCAAGGGTGACGCCCTGGCCACCGCGCGGATCGCGGGCATCATGGGTGCCAAGCGCACGCCGGACCTGATCCCGCTGTGCCACCCCTTGTCGGTGTCGGGTGTGAAACTGGATCTGGCGGTCGCGGACGACGCCGTGGAGATCCTCGCCACGGTGCGGACGACGGACCGCACGGGTGTCGAGATGGAGGCCCTCACCGCGGTCTCCGTCGCCGCGCTCACGGTGATCGACATGGTCAAGGCGGTCGACAAGGGAGCGGTCATCACGGACGTCCGGGTGGAGGAGAAGACGGGCGGCAAGTCGGGCGACTGGAGCCGGACATGAGCGCCGGGCCCTACCGCGCGCTCGTCGTGACCGCCTCCAACCGGGCCGCCGCCGGGGTGTACGAGGACAAGGGCGGGCCGCTGGTCGCCGCGGGCCTCGAAGCTCTCGGGTTCGAGGTCGACGGACCGCGGGTCGTCCCGGACGGCGACCCCGTGGCGGCCGCCCTGCGGGCCGGCGTCGAGGCGGGTTACGACGTCGTGCTCACCACCGGCGGCACCGGTATCTCGCCCACCGACCGCACTCCCGAGGCGACCCGCGAGGTGATCGACCACGAGGTCCCGGGCATCGCGGAGGCCATCAGGGCGTTCGGACGGGAGAAGGTGCCGACCGCGGCGCTCTCCCGCGGCCTCGCCGGAGTGGCCGGGCGGACGCTGATCGTCAACCTGCCCGGTTCTTCCGGCGGGGTGAAGGACGGACTCGCCGTCCTGGAGCCCCTGCTGGTGCACGCCGTCGACCAGCTCCGCGGTGGGGACCACCCCAGACCCGGCGCCGGCCCCGGGGGTGCGAGCTGAACAGCCCATCCTGGCCCGTCGTGCTGGCGGACGGCGATGTCGTCCTCCGGCCGATAAAGGTGCGCGACCAGCGGGCGTGGCGCGAGGTCAACCGGCGCAACAGGGACTGGCTGCGTCCCTGGGAGGCGACCATTCCGCCGCCCACGCCCAGCGGGCCCATCGCGCACCGGCCGACGTATCGCCAGATGGTCAGGCACCTGCGGGCGGAGGCGAACGCGGGGCGGATGCTGCCGTTCGTCATCGAGTACCAGGGTCGGCTGGTCGGGCAGTTGACGGTCGCCGGCATCACCTGGGGCTCGATGTGCTCGGGACACGTCGGCTACTGGGTGGACCAGTCGGTGGCCGGCCGTGGTGTGATGCCGACGGCGGTGGCGCTCGTCGTCGACCACTGTTTCCGGACCGTCGGTCTGCACCGCATCGAGGTCTGCATTCGTCCGGAGAACACGCCCAGCCGGCGGGTCGTGGAGAAACTCGGATTCCGTGAGGAGGGGCTCAGGCCCCGTTATCTCCACATCGACGGCGCCTGGCGGGACCATCTCGTGTTCGCGCTCACCGCGGAGGAGGTGCCGGACGGCTTGCTGAGGCGCTGGCAGCGGGCACGCTCCAGGAACACACCGCACGATACGTCCCGCCCGGGAAATTGAATAAGTGTTCGAAAATGATCGGCGGATGACCGTCTAGGGGCATTGAATTCGCGTCCTCGGCGGCCTGTTGATCGCATCGGTCACAAAAAAAGCTCGAAATATCAGCCAGATCGTGCGACACACCGGCCCAATTGGCGGATGGCCTCACGCAAATCCCTCTACCGTGTGAGACGTGAGCAGCAGCGGCCTCATCTACGCAGTCATTGTCGGGGCCTGGGCCGCCTACTTGGTGCCGATGTGGCTCCGTAGGCAGGACGAGCTGAACGAGGCCCGTCCGACGGAACGCTTCAGCACAGCCATCCGGTTGTTGTCCGGCCGGGCGGGGATGGAGCGCCGATACGCCAAGGACCTGCGGGCGCGCTCCACCGAGGAGGGGGAGCCCAGCGCCGTCGAGCCGGGACCGGCCACCGATTCGGTGGACGTCCGGGCCTTCGCCATGCCTCCGGTCCGCCCGCAGGCCCAGGCCGCGGCGCAGCCGAAGGCCGCGGGGCGGACGGAACCGGCCCGGGAACCGGCGCGCGAGCAGGTACGGGAACAGGTCCGGGAACCGGTACGGGAGCAGGCTCGGGAAGCGGTCCGGGAACCGGCGCGCGACGCCGTCCGGGAACCCGTGCGCGCACCGGCGGCCGCGTCCGCGGCGGATGCCGCGCGGGCCCGCAAGCGCGTGCCGGCCGCACGGCGCGCCGCTTCGGACGCCAGCGCGGAAGCAGCCGCCGCGCGCGCCCGGCGCTCGAAGGTGCTCGCGCGCCGTCGGCGCACCACGGTGATGCTCTTCATCGCGTTCACGCTCGGCGCGATCGTCGCCGCGGTCGGAGGGCTCGCGTTCCTCTGGGCGCCCGGCGTGCCCGCCGTGCTGCTCAGCGGATAC
It includes:
- a CDS encoding GNAT family N-acetyltransferase, which encodes MLADGDVVLRPIKVRDQRAWREVNRRNRDWLRPWEATIPPPTPSGPIAHRPTYRQMVRHLRAEANAGRMLPFVIEYQGRLVGQLTVAGITWGSMCSGHVGYWVDQSVAGRGVMPTAVALVVDHCFRTVGLHRIEVCIRPENTPSRRVVEKLGFREEGLRPRYLHIDGAWRDHLVFALTAEEVPDGLLRRWQRARSRNTPHDTSRPGN
- the glpR gene encoding gephyrin-like molybdotransferase receptor GlpR, whose translation is MSSSGLIYAVIVGAWAAYLVPMWLRRQDELNEARPTERFSTAIRLLSGRAGMERRYAKDLRARSTEEGEPSAVEPGPATDSVDVRAFAMPPVRPQAQAAAQPKAAGRTEPAREPAREQVREQVREPVREQAREAVREPARDAVREPVRAPAAASAADAARARKRVPAARRAASDASAEAAAARARRSKVLARRRRTTVMLFIAFTLGAIVAAVGGLAFLWAPGVPAVLLSGYIAYLRSQEHRRFAYQMDRRQAEVAAQRLRERARQPRRRAAMDTGAESAEPDDGPAAEADPGMSALAADRRALVEQTDHAEWVDQQRERQRRPGHGDSWEPVPVPLPTYVTAPVAPRATADVDLGAPDAWSSARSSSVPPEHEAESGARDGAAEDSSPGDEDRTAPDERSDARRAASARRARERGRTPLFDQYEDGERPRAANE
- the glp gene encoding gephyrin-like molybdotransferase Glp, with amino-acid sequence MSSAAPRTTGQGHLWSVDEHLQDILATVRPLDPIELQLLDAQGCVLVEDVTVPVSLPPFDNSSMDGYAVRVADVAGASEEFPAVLEVVGDVAAGDSQLLHVGPGQSARIMTGAPLPPGAEAVVPVEWTDGGLGEGPVTGMRARSLAPEGAVGHVHVYRPAEARAHVRAQGSDVKAGDRALESGTVLGPPQIGLLAAIGRGTVRVRPRPRVVVMSTGSELVPPGEELGSGQIYDSNSFALTAAAGDAGAIAYRVGAVADDAETLRSTIDDQLVRADLVVTTGGVSVGAYDVVKEALSYAGDEDEAGSGIDFRKLAMQPGKPQGFGTIGPDHTPLLALPGNPVSSYVSFELFVRPAIRTLMGLDDVHRPTVRATLTADKALTSPKGRRQFLRGTHRDGAVTPVGGAGSHLVAALAHADALIVVPEDIETVEPGTEVEVVLLG
- a CDS encoding molybdenum cofactor biosynthesis protein B — encoded protein: MSAGPYRALVVTASNRAAAGVYEDKGGPLVAAGLEALGFEVDGPRVVPDGDPVAAALRAGVEAGYDVVLTTGGTGISPTDRTPEATREVIDHEVPGIAEAIRAFGREKVPTAALSRGLAGVAGRTLIVNLPGSSGGVKDGLAVLEPLLVHAVDQLRGGDHPRPGAGPGGAS
- the moaC gene encoding cyclic pyranopterin monophosphate synthase MoaC gives rise to the protein MTVPSRGETPGPSVQDRLTHIDEAGAARMVDVSGKDVTARTARASGRVLVSPRVVELLRGEGVPKGDALATARIAGIMGAKRTPDLIPLCHPLSVSGVKLDLAVADDAVEILATVRTTDRTGVEMEALTAVSVAALTVIDMVKAVDKGAVITDVRVEEKTGGKSGDWSRT